The Flavobacterium psychrophilum genome includes a region encoding these proteins:
- a CDS encoding acetyltransferase, which translates to MVTLTGNTIYLRALEPDDLEFIYKLENNEDIWEVSNTQTPYSRFLVRQYLENSHQDIYEAKQLRLAICKNGSFDAIGLIDLFDFDPVNQRAGVGIIIQDTEHRNQGLGGEALELLIRYAFNKLQLHQLYANIDSANVASVRLFTNFGFGLIGIKKDWIKKYNNYHDEGLYQLIRQQ; encoded by the coding sequence ATGGTAACCCTAACCGGAAATACTATTTACCTAAGGGCGCTTGAACCCGACGATCTTGAGTTTATCTACAAGCTGGAAAACAACGAAGACATTTGGGAGGTTAGCAATACGCAAACTCCGTACAGCCGTTTTCTTGTACGCCAGTACCTTGAGAATTCGCATCAGGATATTTATGAAGCCAAACAGCTGCGGCTTGCCATTTGCAAAAACGGCAGTTTTGATGCTATCGGACTCATAGACCTTTTCGACTTCGACCCTGTAAACCAAAGGGCAGGGGTAGGCATTATAATTCAGGATACCGAACACAGGAACCAAGGGCTGGGCGGCGAAGCTTTAGAGCTGCTTATACGCTACGCATTCAATAAATTACAACTGCATCAGCTGTATGCTAATATAGATAGTGCCAATGTTGCAAGTGTGCGCCTTTTTACTAATTTTGGCTTCGGTTTGATAGGCATCAAAAAAGACTGGATAAAAAAATACAATAACTATCACGACGAGGGCTTATACCAGCTAATCCGTCAGCAATAA
- a CDS encoding diaminopimelate epimerase has product MKHTFYKYQGTGNDFVMVDNRDNIFPKNDTKLIAHLCDRKFGVGADGLILLENDGSTDFRMVYYNSDGNESTMCGNGGRCIVAFAKQLGVIEDETEFEAVDGRHHATVAEDGTVSLHMKDVNTVSIYENYVFLDTGSPHHVEVVEELDTFDVAKVGASIRYSGLYGDKGSNVNFVAPAGDDKFAVRTYERGVEDETLSCGTGVTAVAIAMKVLGNTDADHVQLITPGGNLKVSFTQEGRQFNNIYLTGPAKFVFSGEIEW; this is encoded by the coding sequence ATGAAACACACTTTTTACAAATACCAGGGCACAGGAAACGACTTTGTGATGGTAGACAACCGCGATAATATATTTCCCAAAAATGATACCAAACTCATCGCGCATTTGTGCGACCGTAAATTTGGGGTTGGTGCTGATGGGCTTATATTATTAGAGAACGACGGAAGTACCGATTTTCGTATGGTATATTATAATTCTGATGGAAATGAGAGTACAATGTGCGGAAACGGAGGCAGATGCATCGTCGCTTTTGCCAAACAGCTGGGCGTTATCGAAGACGAAACCGAATTTGAAGCGGTAGACGGCAGGCACCATGCAACCGTAGCCGAAGATGGTACAGTTTCGCTGCATATGAAAGATGTAAACACGGTTTCGATATACGAAAACTACGTGTTTTTAGATACAGGATCGCCACACCATGTAGAAGTGGTGGAAGAGCTTGACACTTTTGACGTGGCTAAGGTGGGTGCCAGCATTCGCTACAGCGGATTGTATGGCGATAAAGGAAGCAACGTAAATTTTGTTGCTCCTGCGGGAGATGACAAATTTGCAGTTCGTACCTACGAGCGCGGTGTTGAAGATGAAACTTTGTCTTGCGGTACCGGTGTTACCGCTGTTGCCATTGCTATGAAAGTATTAGGCAATACCGATGCCGACCATGTTCAGCTTATTACTCCGGGTGGCAATTTAAAGGTTTCTTTTACCCAGGAGGGGAGGCAGTTCAATAACATATACCTTACCGGGCCTGCAAAATTTGTATTTAGCGGCGAGATAGAATGGTAA
- a CDS encoding serine protease, with product MKRISGLFLVALMSGATTLGAYKLVFDNDTPSSALSIAPSSPNYNKTVAYNGAAAEGTDFTAAADLAVHTVVHVKNTTYSNAPRNMMEYMYGYRSGEPTPQVGTGSGVIITEDGYIVTNNHVIDKASELEVTLNNNKTYKAKLVGTDSKMDIALLKVDTPDKLPYATFGNSDDIKVGEWVLAVGNPYNLTSTVTAGIVSAKARNLSKDGLQSFIQTDAAVNPGNSGGALVNTRGQLVGINTMITSMTGSYVGYSFAVPSNITRKIIEDIMEYGNVQRGVLGVTGGELNSAAAKEYGVTDTQGFYVNGVANNSGAKKAGIKEGDIIVKIDDKAINGFSDINASVVTKRPNDLVKVTVKRDGDLITMPVRLSKNEINTFTYSGFELEDLSDAEKKQFKINYGVRVKEITDERYMRYYDELKGGIILSIGSVKAKDIETVSKMLNAKGEGRSVKVQMITQSGEIVSFLI from the coding sequence ATGAAAAGAATTTCAGGTTTATTCTTGGTGGCACTTATGAGTGGTGCCACAACTCTGGGAGCTTACAAACTGGTATTTGATAATGACACGCCATCATCTGCCTTATCAATAGCTCCATCATCGCCTAACTATAACAAAACAGTGGCTTACAATGGTGCAGCCGCCGAGGGTACCGATTTTACCGCTGCCGCAGACCTTGCTGTACACACCGTTGTACACGTTAAAAACACTACCTATTCTAACGCTCCGCGAAACATGATGGAATATATGTATGGCTACCGAAGCGGCGAACCAACACCGCAGGTAGGTACAGGGTCGGGCGTAATTATTACCGAAGACGGATACATAGTTACCAATAACCACGTGATAGACAAGGCGTCTGAACTGGAAGTAACACTAAACAACAACAAAACCTATAAAGCGAAACTGGTAGGAACCGATTCTAAAATGGATATCGCCCTGCTTAAAGTAGATACTCCGGACAAACTTCCGTACGCTACTTTTGGCAACAGCGACGATATTAAAGTGGGCGAATGGGTGCTTGCTGTAGGTAACCCCTACAACCTTACCAGCACCGTAACTGCCGGTATTGTTTCGGCGAAAGCCAGAAACCTAAGTAAAGACGGACTACAGTCGTTCATACAAACTGATGCTGCCGTTAACCCGGGTAACAGTGGCGGTGCCCTTGTAAATACAAGAGGCCAGCTTGTAGGTATCAACACCATGATCACGTCGATGACAGGATCATACGTAGGATATTCGTTTGCCGTACCGAGCAACATCACCCGTAAGATTATTGAAGACATCATGGAATACGGTAACGTTCAGCGTGGTGTACTGGGTGTAACAGGCGGCGAACTTAACAGTGCTGCTGCTAAAGAATATGGTGTTACAGATACCCAGGGCTTTTATGTTAACGGTGTAGCTAACAATTCGGGTGCTAAAAAAGCGGGTATAAAAGAGGGCGACATCATTGTGAAAATTGACGATAAAGCCATTAACGGATTCTCTGACATTAACGCTTCTGTGGTAACAAAACGCCCTAACGATTTGGTTAAGGTAACCGTAAAACGTGATGGCGATTTAATTACTATGCCGGTTAGGCTTTCTAAAAACGAAATTAATACGTTTACCTATAGCGGGTTTGAACTGGAAGACCTTTCTGATGCCGAGAAAAAACAATTCAAAATTAACTATGGCGTACGCGTTAAAGAGATTACCGATGAAAGATACATGCGTTACTATGATGAGCTTAAAGGCGGAATCATATTAAGTATAGGCAGCGTAAAAGCGAAAGATATAGAAACGGTATCTAAAATGCTTAACGCAAAAGGCGAAGGCCGAAGCGTTAAAGTACAAATGATTACCCAAAGCGGCGAAATAGTTAGCTTCCTGATATAA
- a CDS encoding glyceraldehyde-3-phosphate dehydrogenase (catalyzes the formation of 3-phospho-D-glyceroyl phosphate from D-glyceraldehyde 3-phosphate; involved in growth under gluconeogenic conditions and in glycolytic activity at high ATP concentrations in Corynebacterium; NAD and NADP dependent) — protein MNNNVLYEKELSFQADRRRAGVEFIKIVSDLWYDKSIELVLFRNQLIDRNVSDIINLHEYAGEFVQKPINVFDSVEIARAIEALDLPPSRIDIGKLTYEYHLEDDKYNDATAFVVDKLKGAKASKNIQPKDVVLYGFGRIGRLLAREMMSKIGKGNQLRLRAIVVRDKADATLLEKRASLLRYDSIHGDFEGSVIADPENNALIINGTTVHIITANSPEDVDYTFYGINNALLIDNTGAFTTEEALRRHLTSQGIEKVLLTAPGKGIPNIVYGVNHSEHSPDEVDIFSAASCTTNAITPILKAVEDTLGVVKGHLETIHAYTNDQNLVDNMHKKYRRGRAAALNMVITETGAGSAVAKALPSLSGKLTSNAIRVPVPNGSLVVLNLEVERATNVNEINEIMKHYALEGELVEQIKYSMNNELVSSDIVGTSQPAIYDSNATIVSADGKNIVLYVWYDNEYGYSHQVIRLAKYIAKVRRYTYY, from the coding sequence ATGAATAACAATGTTTTGTACGAAAAAGAGCTGTCTTTTCAGGCTGACAGGCGCAGGGCCGGTGTAGAATTCATTAAAATCGTTAGTGATTTATGGTATGACAAGTCAATTGAGCTTGTACTTTTCAGGAATCAGCTGATTGACAGGAATGTAAGCGACATTATCAACCTGCACGAATATGCAGGCGAATTTGTTCAGAAACCTATCAATGTGTTTGATTCTGTGGAGATTGCACGTGCTATAGAAGCTCTTGACCTACCGCCTTCACGTATCGATATCGGCAAGCTAACGTATGAGTATCACCTTGAAGATGACAAATATAACGATGCTACAGCCTTTGTAGTCGACAAACTTAAAGGTGCTAAAGCAAGCAAGAACATACAGCCAAAAGACGTTGTTTTATATGGTTTCGGACGTATAGGCAGGCTGCTTGCCCGCGAAATGATGTCGAAAATTGGCAAGGGTAACCAGTTAAGGCTTAGGGCGATAGTTGTTCGCGACAAGGCCGACGCTACCCTACTTGAAAAACGTGCATCACTATTGCGCTACGATTCGATACATGGTGATTTTGAAGGTTCTGTAATTGCCGATCCTGAAAATAACGCACTGATTATCAACGGAACTACAGTTCATATTATCACAGCAAACAGCCCTGAGGATGTAGATTATACCTTCTACGGAATCAACAATGCGCTGCTTATAGACAACACCGGTGCTTTCACTACAGAAGAGGCTTTACGTCGTCACCTAACGTCACAAGGCATTGAAAAAGTGCTACTTACAGCTCCGGGGAAAGGCATCCCCAATATCGTTTACGGTGTAAACCACAGCGAGCACAGCCCTGACGAGGTAGATATTTTCTCTGCCGCTTCATGCACAACAAACGCTATTACCCCTATCCTTAAGGCAGTTGAGGACACTTTAGGCGTAGTAAAAGGCCATTTAGAGACAATCCACGCGTATACAAACGACCAGAATCTGGTTGACAACATGCACAAAAAATACCGCCGCGGACGTGCTGCTGCCCTTAATATGGTTATCACCGAAACAGGTGCAGGAAGCGCCGTAGCAAAGGCATTGCCTTCATTATCAGGCAAGTTAACATCGAATGCTATACGTGTTCCGGTGCCAAACGGGTCGCTTGTGGTGCTTAACCTTGAGGTGGAAAGAGCTACCAATGTGAACGAGATCAACGAGATTATGAAGCATTACGCCCTTGAAGGCGAACTGGTAGAACAGATTAAATATTCTATGAATAACGAACTGGTATCCAGCGATATAGTTGGAACCTCTCAGCCTGCTATTTACGACAGCAATGCTACAATTGTAAGTGCCGACGGTAAAAATATCGTGCTATATGTCTGGTATGACAACGAATACGGCTACAGCCACCAGGTAATCCGACTGGCTAAGTACATTGCTAAAGTTAGAAGGTACACTTACTATTAA
- a CDS encoding invertase, whose amino-acid sequence MNYGYIRVSTDKQTTQNQKFEIKNFCKERNIVIDEWIDEKISATKKLDQRKFGALLTKMKKGDVLIVSELSRMGRNLMQIMKILHDCMEKDIQVFTIKERYELGNNINSKVLAFAFGLSAEIERNLISQRTKEALARKKAEGVILGRPKGSKSSSLKLTGKEEEIRKLLKRKISYSAIGRILGAHRLTVSTFVEANGLKNKVAKV is encoded by the coding sequence ATGAATTACGGTTACATTCGAGTAAGTACTGACAAACAAACCACCCAAAACCAAAAATTTGAAATTAAGAATTTCTGTAAAGAGCGGAATATTGTAATTGATGAATGGATTGACGAAAAGATAAGTGCTACTAAAAAGCTGGATCAACGAAAATTTGGTGCCCTGCTTACTAAAATGAAAAAAGGAGATGTGCTAATTGTTTCAGAACTTTCACGGATGGGACGTAACCTCATGCAGATAATGAAGATACTACATGACTGCATGGAAAAGGATATACAAGTATTTACTATTAAAGAAAGATACGAACTAGGAAACAATATAAATTCTAAAGTGCTTGCCTTTGCTTTTGGGTTGTCGGCAGAGATTGAACGTAACCTTATTTCACAACGTACTAAAGAAGCCTTAGCAAGAAAGAAAGCAGAGGGCGTTATACTTGGCAGGCCTAAAGGGAGTAAATCATCCTCATTAAAGCTTACAGGCAAAGAGGAAGAGATCAGGAAGCTTCTTAAACGTAAAATTTCATATAGTGCAATTGGCAGGATTTTAGGCGCGCACCGTTTAACGGTTTCAACTTTTGTAGAGGCTAACGGACTAAAAAATAAAGTCGCAAAAGTTTAG
- a CDS encoding aconitate hydratase, with protein sequence MAFDIEMIKKVYENMAERVDEARKLVGRPLTLSEKILYSHLWEGVPTQKFTRGKDYVDFAPDRVACQDATAQMALLQFMHAGKPKVAVPTTVHCDHLIQAKVDAKTDLKRAKEQSNEVFDFLSSISNKYGIGFWKPGAGIIHQVVLENYAFPGGMMIGTDSHTVNAGGLGMLAIGVGGADAVDVMSGMAWELKFPKLIGVKLTGKLSGWTAPKDVILKVAGILTVKGGTGAVVEYFGEGAKAMSCTGKGTICNMGAEIGATTSTFGYDESMDRYLRATNRADVADAANAVASYLTGDDEVYANPEQYFDQVIEINLSELEPHLNGPFTPDLATPISKMREEAIKNDWPLQIQVGLIGSCTNSSYEDISRSASLAKQVAEKNLKTKAQFTITPGSEVVRYTIERDGFIDTFDKIGATVFANACGPCIGMWDREGAEKEERNTIVHSFNRNFSKRADGNPNTLAFVGSPELVTALAIAGDLGFNPITDKLINENGEEVMLDEPTGNELPPKGFDAEDPGYQAPAADGSGVKIAVSPESERLQLLAPFTPWDGENIVGAKLLIKAFGKCTTDHISMAGPWLRFRGHLDNISNNMLIGAVNAFNQKTNSVKSQLTGEYDAVPAVARTYKAAGIPSIVVGDHNYGEGSSREHAAMEPRHLGVKAVLVKSFARIHETNLKKQGMLALTFSNEADYDKIQENDTINFVDLKEFAPNKQLTLEFIHDDGTRDVILVNHSYNEGQIGWFVAGSALNLIAAASNEVQA encoded by the coding sequence ATGGCTTTTGATATTGAAATGATCAAAAAGGTGTATGAGAACATGGCAGAACGCGTTGACGAAGCTCGTAAGCTTGTTGGCCGTCCGCTTACACTTTCTGAAAAGATTTTATATTCACACTTATGGGAAGGTGTTCCTACACAGAAATTTACCAGAGGTAAAGACTATGTAGACTTTGCACCGGACAGAGTTGCCTGCCAGGATGCTACGGCACAGATGGCGCTTCTTCAATTCATGCATGCCGGAAAGCCTAAGGTAGCAGTACCTACAACTGTACACTGCGACCACCTTATCCAGGCAAAAGTAGACGCTAAGACTGATCTTAAGCGTGCTAAAGAACAAAGTAACGAGGTTTTTGACTTCCTTTCTTCTATATCTAATAAATACGGTATCGGTTTCTGGAAACCAGGAGCTGGTATTATCCACCAGGTAGTACTTGAAAACTATGCATTTCCGGGTGGTATGATGATTGGTACCGACTCTCACACAGTAAATGCAGGCGGACTTGGTATGCTTGCTATTGGTGTTGGTGGTGCTGACGCGGTTGACGTAATGAGCGGTATGGCCTGGGAACTTAAATTCCCTAAACTGATAGGTGTAAAACTTACAGGTAAACTATCAGGCTGGACAGCTCCTAAAGACGTTATCCTTAAAGTTGCGGGTATCCTTACTGTAAAAGGTGGTACCGGTGCTGTAGTTGAATATTTCGGCGAAGGTGCTAAAGCAATGTCTTGTACAGGTAAAGGTACTATTTGTAACATGGGTGCAGAAATTGGTGCTACCACTTCTACATTTGGTTACGATGAGTCTATGGACCGTTACCTGCGCGCTACAAACCGTGCTGATGTAGCTGATGCTGCAAACGCAGTAGCTTCTTACCTTACAGGTGATGACGAGGTTTACGCTAACCCTGAGCAGTATTTTGACCAGGTTATCGAAATCAACCTTTCTGAACTTGAGCCACACTTAAACGGTCCTTTCACTCCGGATTTAGCTACGCCTATATCTAAAATGAGAGAAGAGGCTATTAAAAATGACTGGCCTCTACAAATTCAGGTAGGTCTTATCGGATCGTGTACAAACTCTTCGTACGAAGATATTTCACGTTCGGCTTCACTTGCTAAGCAGGTAGCTGAGAAAAACCTTAAAACTAAAGCACAATTTACGATCACTCCGGGATCTGAAGTAGTGCGTTACACTATAGAGCGTGACGGTTTCATCGATACTTTCGATAAAATTGGCGCTACAGTATTTGCAAATGCCTGCGGACCATGTATTGGTATGTGGGATCGTGAAGGTGCTGAAAAAGAAGAGCGTAACACTATCGTTCACTCATTTAACAGAAACTTCTCTAAACGTGCCGATGGTAACCCTAACACACTGGCATTTGTAGGTTCTCCCGAACTTGTAACTGCTCTTGCTATTGCGGGCGACCTTGGTTTTAACCCTATCACTGATAAGCTTATCAATGAGAACGGTGAAGAGGTAATGCTTGACGAACCAACTGGTAACGAACTTCCTCCAAAAGGATTCGATGCTGAAGATCCTGGTTACCAAGCTCCGGCTGCCGATGGTTCTGGTGTTAAAATTGCAGTTAGCCCGGAATCGGAGCGTCTGCAATTATTAGCTCCGTTTACCCCTTGGGATGGTGAGAACATCGTAGGCGCTAAACTGCTTATCAAAGCGTTTGGTAAATGTACGACCGACCACATTTCAATGGCAGGACCTTGGTTACGTTTCCGTGGCCACCTTGACAATATTTCAAACAACATGCTTATCGGTGCAGTAAATGCATTTAACCAGAAAACAAACTCGGTTAAGAGCCAGCTAACAGGTGAGTACGATGCAGTACCTGCAGTAGCCCGTACTTACAAAGCAGCAGGTATCCCGTCTATCGTTGTGGGTGACCATAACTATGGAGAAGGATCTTCTCGTGAGCATGCAGCAATGGAGCCGCGCCACCTTGGTGTTAAGGCTGTATTGGTAAAATCGTTTGCCCGTATCCACGAAACCAACCTTAAGAAACAAGGTATGCTAGCGCTTACGTTCTCTAACGAGGCTGATTACGACAAAATCCAGGAAAACGACACTATTAACTTTGTTGACCTTAAAGAGTTTGCGCCTAACAAGCAACTGACTTTAGAGTTTATCCACGATGATGGTACAAGAGATGTAATCCTTGTTAACCATTCATACAACGAAGGCCAGATAGGCTGGTTCGTAGCAGGATCTGCACTAAACCTTATTGCAGCAGCAAGCAACGAAGTACAAGCTTAA
- a CDS encoding AAA family ATPase, with the protein MSDVAAIQNLVEKQKQLKQEIAKIIVGQDEVISQIVLSVFAGGHALLVGVPGLAKTLMVNTISQALGLDFKRIQFTPDLMPSDILGSEILDENRQFKFIKGPIFSNIILADEINRTPPKTQAALLEAMQEKAVTIAGHHHKLSLPYFVLATQNPIEQEGTYPLPEAQLDRFMFAIKLDYPTFAEEVQVVKSTTSDNNVTITPLFTAQEIQDFQHLIRRIPVADNVIEYAVTLVGKTRPGSELATDYVKTYLDWGAGPRASQSLILAAKTNAALNGKYSPDIEDVQAVATGILRHRIIKNYKADAEGITEEMIIKKLF; encoded by the coding sequence ATGTCAGACGTAGCAGCCATACAAAACCTGGTAGAGAAACAAAAGCAGCTAAAGCAGGAAATAGCAAAAATTATTGTTGGTCAGGACGAAGTTATAAGCCAGATTGTGCTTAGTGTTTTTGCAGGAGGTCACGCACTTTTAGTAGGTGTCCCGGGACTGGCAAAAACCCTTATGGTGAATACTATATCTCAAGCACTTGGGCTTGACTTTAAGCGTATACAGTTTACCCCCGATTTAATGCCAAGCGATATTTTGGGAAGTGAGATACTCGATGAAAACAGGCAGTTTAAATTTATAAAAGGGCCAATATTCTCTAATATTATCCTTGCTGATGAAATAAACCGTACACCACCTAAAACACAGGCAGCTTTACTTGAGGCAATGCAGGAAAAGGCGGTTACAATTGCGGGGCATCACCATAAACTGTCGTTACCTTATTTTGTACTGGCAACGCAAAACCCGATAGAGCAGGAGGGAACCTATCCGCTTCCGGAAGCGCAGCTTGACCGTTTTATGTTTGCCATAAAGCTGGACTATCCTACGTTTGCCGAAGAGGTTCAGGTGGTGAAAAGCACGACGTCTGATAACAATGTTACGATAACGCCTTTGTTTACAGCGCAGGAAATTCAGGATTTCCAGCACCTTATACGCAGAATACCTGTTGCGGATAATGTAATAGAATATGCGGTAACCCTTGTTGGTAAAACAAGGCCGGGAAGCGAACTGGCGACAGATTATGTAAAAACATATCTTGACTGGGGAGCAGGGCCAAGGGCGTCACAAAGTTTAATATTGGCTGCAAAAACCAACGCAGCACTAAATGGCAAGTACTCTCCGGATATTGAAGATGTTCAGGCAGTGGCTACCGGAATACTTCGTCACCGTATAATTAAGAATTATAAGGCCGATGCAGAAGGTATTACTGAAGAAATGATAATAAAAAAGCTGTTTTAA
- a CDS encoding peptidylprolyl isomerase, translated as MTFFLALAVLGINMAAGQEIIPEVKKDTVKPSFPVKQGGKSKVDGVIAVIGDFVVLDSDIDLMYREFQAQNIPIQEISRCELLGKLMEDKLYAHHAIQDSIIVSDAEVNETMNKQIDYFVENLGTEEKMVQYFKKKNMETFRTELFEMIKNQKLTEQMQKKIIDEVQITPEEVRQYFASFKKEDLPVFGAEMEIAQIVIKPEISQVEKQKVIDKLRQIKQEIIDGSSFYSKAVLYSEDRASGASGGYMKMNRKSQFVKEFKEAAFSLAEGEISDPVETEFGFHLIYVEKIRGQELDVRHILMSPKVSPEAEAKAKEKAEAIRAKIVSGAITFADAAKSESDEKETRNSGGLLINPQTLGTRFELTKMPSSIYNEVADLKDNEVSQPIRSIGERGEKTYKLMMVTNRYNDHTADYATDYTKIKDLALKEKQRKTIGKWSDTKIKDTYVKINAEYKNCKFINNWLKK; from the coding sequence ATTACCTTTTTTTTAGCGCTTGCTGTATTAGGTATAAATATGGCAGCAGGTCAGGAAATAATTCCTGAAGTAAAAAAAGATACTGTTAAGCCTTCGTTCCCGGTAAAGCAGGGAGGAAAAAGCAAAGTAGATGGCGTTATCGCTGTTATTGGCGATTTCGTAGTGCTGGATTCTGATATCGACCTTATGTACAGGGAGTTTCAGGCGCAAAATATTCCAATCCAGGAAATTTCACGCTGTGAGCTTTTAGGTAAGCTTATGGAAGATAAACTGTATGCACACCATGCTATACAGGATAGTATTATTGTTAGCGATGCAGAGGTGAACGAGACCATGAATAAGCAGATAGACTATTTCGTGGAAAACCTTGGTACTGAAGAGAAAATGGTTCAGTACTTCAAAAAGAAGAACATGGAAACCTTTAGGACTGAACTGTTCGAGATGATCAAGAACCAGAAGCTTACGGAGCAGATGCAAAAAAAGATCATTGACGAGGTGCAGATAACCCCAGAAGAGGTAAGACAATACTTTGCGAGTTTTAAGAAGGAAGACCTGCCTGTATTTGGTGCAGAGATGGAAATTGCACAAATTGTAATAAAACCCGAGATATCGCAGGTTGAAAAGCAAAAGGTTATAGACAAGCTCAGGCAGATAAAGCAGGAGATAATAGATGGTTCCAGCTTTTACAGTAAAGCGGTATTATATTCAGAAGACAGGGCATCGGGAGCCAGCGGTGGTTATATGAAAATGAACCGTAAGTCGCAGTTTGTAAAAGAATTTAAGGAAGCAGCATTTAGCCTTGCAGAAGGAGAGATATCAGATCCTGTAGAAACAGAGTTTGGTTTTCACCTTATATATGTAGAAAAAATAAGGGGTCAGGAGCTTGATGTAAGGCATATACTTATGTCGCCAAAAGTTAGCCCGGAAGCAGAGGCAAAAGCAAAAGAGAAAGCAGAGGCCATAAGGGCTAAGATTGTAAGCGGTGCAATTACGTTTGCAGATGCTGCTAAATCTGAATCGGACGAAAAAGAAACACGTAACAGCGGTGGTTTATTAATAAACCCACAAACTTTAGGAACAAGGTTTGAACTGACAAAAATGCCATCGTCTATTTACAATGAAGTTGCAGACCTTAAAGATAATGAAGTGTCTCAGCCGATAAGAAGTATTGGTGAAAGAGGTGAGAAAACATATAAGCTGATGATGGTAACAAACCGTTACAATGATCATACTGCGGATTATGCAACCGATTATACCAAAATTAAAGATCTTGCGCTTAAAGAAAAGCAAAGAAAAACAATTGGTAAATGGAGTGATACCAAAATTAAAGATACCTATGTTAAGATAAATGCAGAATACAAAAACTGTAAGTTTATAAACAACTGGCTGAAAAAATAA